CTAATACTAAGTAGGGCATCCCTGCTTAATCAATAACACTTCATTTTGTGACTGTGagacaagaaaactacagagacCTCATCCCTAACATCCTTCAGCTCCTGAACCAATGCCAAGTCACCTAACTCCAGGttatatgacaaaaaaaaaaaaataataatctgctTAGGACATTCTTTAGTGGGATTTGTTTTTCCGGTCACAGACACAATGACTGATTTTAAAAGAGTATCTCAACTCCCTATTGGGAGTATATGTTTTCCCCTGATTTGAAATTCATGGGACAAATAGAAAGTGTTGACTGGCATCTAGcaagataattaaatatttgaaacacCCTGAAGGAAACAAAGAGGGTATTGTGGTCAAGAGTAAGGTGGACAGGATACCATAGAAGATATATCCAGTGTATATAATAACTGCTAAAACACCCTCAAAACTCACGAGCAGAATGTAATCAggtttattttcttgttcaaaGTCCAACATGGATGTTCTTGGTCAAGTAGCTGTTACGGTCTAAATAGTAACTCAGATATTCAGACTTCTTCTATGCTATGACTCCAACACTGTCAAAACATGTGCTTCAAGGTTACcttgaagaggaaggaggaagagaatatGGAAACGGCTCAGCCACCCTAAAGGGGTCTAGTATTGAAACATCACTTCCACTCGTTTTCCACTGGTGAGAACTACTCACACATACCTAGATGCATGGAACTGGGAAACGCAATTTACCTGTGTCCACAAAGAGGACATTTCGGTGAGCATCTGGCCAGTTTCTTCCACAGAAGCAAAGGTAATAGTGGTATGAAGGAAGATGAAAATGAGCTCACTGGGGAAACAGTATTCAAGGAAGATGGAGCACGTGCAAAGACTCTCAGTACAAACAGTTTGGAAAGCTTGAGGAATAAAAAGCAAGTCTGTGTGGCTGGAGTTTTGTGAAAGGGGAGGAGTGGGTTAAGATGcagatggtgatggtgatggaggCCTGGGCAAGATCACACAGGGCCTGAAGAGTTTGTCTTTTGTTCTCGAGGCAGTGAGAATCCATTGAAGGACTTCAAGCAGAGAAGTGACATAAgctgatttgcattttaaaaagatcacatGGCTGTGTGGAAAATTACTTGCTTTGGGGACAGGAGTAGAAGCAATTAGACCAGTAAGGCAGTTACTGCAGGAGTTGGGTATCCTAAAACCAGATGGCTGGTCAGAGAATTCACCTGGATGAGAATTCACCTGGAAGGAGGATGACTTACGGATGAAAGGTTCTAATTACTGGTATCTGTGAAAAGCTCTAGAGAGTTTTGTGCAATTACATAAATGGTTGGGTTTGGAGCTGAGCAATGTCTCTGCCAAGATCATGTTGTTTATTTTAGAACTGTGTTCCCTTAGGACTATATTATGGGAACAGAAGCTGGAGCACACCAGTAACTGCAGAAGCAGTAACTAGTTATTCGGAGAACTCTAAAAGGGATGCTGAACAAGCATGAGGCACGGATAACCAAACCCAATTTTATTCTTGTCTCTTACCACCCCTCCAGATTTTATTCACTGGGAGGTACTCTCCCTGCTATGGAGAAAAGTTGCAGCTAGGTTGTGATGTTCTTGATAGTCCTGTGATCAGTTTAAGGAGCAAGCATCTCAATTAGAATGTCTAATCCTGTGTAACAATAATCTGCACCTGTTGCAggtttaaatctttttttcccctcccagctctgccccagtTAAGTCTAGAAGCCTGCActgggaaagggaggagggattgGTATGCTCTTTGCTCTCCTCAGCTCCTCTCTACCTAATCACTGCTGATTGCTCTGGGCCCAAGTGATGAGGAGAGGTAAGGAGATAAATCAGTCTGGCCTGACTGGGTATTTCTGTGCCCTGTGGGCCTGGAAGATACTTCCTCTCCCCCATTCTCACTCTCAAATGATAAATTGGCTTCCtgcttcctggaaaaaaaaaaaaaaaaaaatcaaagcaaccAGAAATGAACTTCTGGGGCCCTATCAGGAACTCTGGAAGAGGGTTTTCACAATGGAGCAACCTCTTACCACTCCCATTTACCTCAAACACGCCCTCCACATTACTCAGCAATCCTTACCCCACTACATTCTAAGTTCTCTCTCATCTCAACAGCACTCAACAGCTAACAACCTGCCCATCctcccatattaaaaaaaaaaaaatcggctgggcgtggtggctcacgcctgtaatctcagaactttgggaggctgaggcaggccgatcacttgaggtcaggagttcgagaccagcctggccaacatggtgaaaccccgtctttactaaaaatacaaaaattagctgggcatggtgacttcagcctgtattcccagctactcgggacgctgaggcaggagaattgcttgaaccaggaggcagaggtttcagtgacccaagatcatgccaccgcattctagcctgggccacagagcaagactctatcttaaaaaaaataataacaataactctCCTGGTTTTACTCCTACATCTCTGGGTGAACCTTCTCCTCTTCCATCACCTTTACTGGTTCATTTTCCTTTATCCATCCATGACAGGTTCCTCAGTTTTATTCTGagccattttctcttcttattgtCTTACCCTGAATATCTCATCTATTCTGACTTTAATTACCACGTCTAGGCTGCCGATTCCCAGACCCCTAGTACAGATCTCACGCATGTCCCACTTCTTGAAATCCAACACTCTGAATGGCATCACCAGCCTACCCACAGTTGCTCAAGCCAGAACCCTGGAACTTACTTCAGATTCCTCTCTTACCATCCTCGGCATCCCACCAATTCTACCTAATGAAGTTCTCCTGTCTGCCTACTTCTTCCATCATGACTAGTCAACAGTGCCCTCATCTTGTGCCCTAGAACCTGGGTTTCTATAACACCCCTGTTCTCATCCATCCCACTCAGCTGGACCCTGTCATTCCTTATCTCTCCCTAGGTGAATAAGTACACTGGCTATATCTCAAATGACAAGCTTTgggaatataaagataaatacgGCTTGAGAAAACTACAGCCAAATGCACAAACGAATCACAATGCAATATTTAGAAGCTGAAGTAGCACTCTTCACATAGTACTTTGAGAGTACAGATGAAGAATTGATTTTGCTTTGGGAGTAGAATAGGAAACAACTAGGTTATTTGGAAAGGTGAGCAAATTGCCAGTCAGATGAGTATTCAGCAGAAAGAACAGTATGTGTAGAGGCACTGTGCAGTGCCTGTTTAATGATTCACAGCCCAGCCTCCAAACATGCCCTCTGGCCTACAGCCTGTTTCAAAACCTCCATCCCCTTATTAAAGGCATTCAACTGGCTTTAGGGCCATAGAACCTATGATCTCCCGATGGGTGCTGTCAGGTATTCCTGGAAGCAAGTACAAGAGGCCATATCTTTACACCTAGACACATGGCAGATATCTTCTCAGGGAGGCCTAGAATCTATCATTCAAACTCACCTTCCCTCAGCACCTTGCCTTTAGCTTTCCCAGGACATGCTGATCTGAGTCCACTGCAAGGCAGAAACAATGGACAGACTCTTCCACCAATGAACAGCCCAATGCCCCGAACCCCACACGGCACCAACAAGTTGTTTACGAACAGAGACCCAGCTCCCTCACTACCCCTCCAAGGACAGAAGCTCAGAATCTATTAAGAGTCATTAAATAGCCTATGAAGTAAGCCTGCTGAAAGGCCTAGCCTCTCCCAGAGGCTTCCTTAGTCAACAAATCCATTCTTTACCCCTCAGCCTCCAACTAGCCTAGGGAACATCTTCAAAAAACAATAAGGCTTACAACATATAATAGTCATAGCTagtttactgagcaccttctaTGTTCCCAGCCCTGGCTACAAATTTCCCCAGTTAATCCACACAACCACCTTGCAAGATAGAAATTCTaccattttccaaatgaggaatgtgATACACAGAGATTAAATGACTTTAAGTGCCTCTAGGTAGCAGGCCAGGAATTAAATCCAGGTCTACCTGATTCCAAAAATCCGTGCTCTCAGCCATAAACATTCCAAAGTCCCACAGGATAATACGTGTTGGGAGTGCCTTGATGCTATATGGTTCCAAAGATGGAGAtgaggggagaggggaaagaTAAACCACTAGAAATGCTCAGTACAGGGACATCCAAACAGTCTCAAGTTAGTGGCTCAGACTGACGTGTTGAGCCAGGATGTTGGCGGACTACCAGTTGCCTCAGAGTCAAGCAGCAACAGCTGCCTGTCTGCAACCTTAAAGGCCTGGGCAAACTGAAGCTGAAGGAGCAGAAACTATGAGTGAGCAGAGGAAGCTGATCTGTAGACAGATCAGATGACAGCAGAGTGGAGATAGCAGGACAGAAAGGCCATGTGGCTTCTTACTTGGAAAGAGAAGCCAAACCTAAAGATGCCTTGAATTCCAAACCATCTAATTTTCATGACACCTAAAGTGTCATGAAACAGACAGATATCCCCATGTTCTCACAATAAACTCTTTATCATTTAGCTAGCCCCAGTGACTTTATGCATATTATAACCAAGAAGGCTTCAGTACAGCAAgtctgagaggtttttttttttttttttttttttgagacaaagtctcgctctgtcgcccaggctggagtgcagtggctcaatctcagctcactgcaagctctgcttcccaggttcacgccattctcctgcctcagcgtcccaaatagttgggactacaggcgcccgccaccaagcccggctaattttttgttattttcagtagagacggggtttcaccgtgttacccaggaggatggtcttgatctcccgacctcgtgatccgcctgccttggcctcccaaagtgctgggattacaggcatgagccaacgtgcccggctGAGTCAGAGGTTTTATCACACTTTGTCCTCGGGGTCCACCAGGAACCAGGTCTTGGCTTATAGCCAGGCTGGAAATAGTCTTCACAGTTGTGAGCCTGGAGTTTGAGCTCTGCCTCCCCTTTCAAGGAAGATCCAGAGGTCACCTGCgcttgtagagacatggatgaagcttcaGGCCTGAAAGTTGAGCCTTGGGTCCTACCTGAGGGGGCCCAGTCTTCTGGAAATCAAACAGGAAGAAATGGCTGTTGGTCAGGTCCTAGGGGCAGAAAAGACCCAGTGAGAACCAAATCCTCATCCCAACTCCTTAAAACACCTCCCTCTATGTACTGCCtctgctcagaaagcttcccaGGGCTCCCACCTCCATTGGGGAGCAAAATGTCTGTTCCTGTGCATGAAGCCTCCTTCCTGAACACCAGTATCCTGAAAAGGGCCACATGAGACAAAAACAGGTACAGACTTCTTGGGGCCCTCACCTTGGAGACAATCTTGAAGCCCAGCTTGGTCACAGCCCGAAGAAAGGTCCGAACATCCTCAAAGCGGCTGCTGACCTCAGCCACTTTCAGGAGACCCCTGAGAAGGACAGAAAGTTCTGTGTAAATGCACAGacccatgcatgcacacatacatacatacatctgtGTCCTGGGGGCTCTTACCCTGGCTTCAGTACTCGATTTGCCTCCTCTAAGAAGTCCCTGATGTTGGTTCCCATCAGTGAAAGGCAAAACACAGCCACATCCACAGACTCATCCTCCAGAGGAACCTGTGGAGAGTGACAGTCTTGTATATGACACACAGTGCAGAAGAAGAAAGCCAGCACTGAGACACCAGgatgggaaaggggaaggaagggttAGAGATTAGCATATGGAGGTTGGGCCTAGAGCACAAGCCAGATAACATATAAGTTTACCTGGGCCATGTCACACACAGTGACCCGAGGATCCAGAGAAGCCAAGTCAAAGCAATGCACAGGGTTCCGGATACTTGAAGCCAAGCGGCAATCTCCACAGCCGAAGTCAGCCACCACTAGGGATGCAGGCCTGAGAGTGGAAGGCAAGGGTCACATATTGGTCTGATCTGAGCCTATTACTGACCCACCACATGGCTTCTCACAGTGCCTGACCCCCATTCACCGCTGGCGAAGATCCCTGGCGATGCTGTCCACTGGCTGCAGTGGCCACTTCTTCACCTGGCTCTGGAAGCCGCGGTGGTAGACAAGAAAAGCCTCAGGGTCTTCCTGGAAGAGATGCTGTGCAGCACTGCTGGGCCCTGAGTACAGCTGTTCATTGAGGTAACGAAATCGGGCGCCATCCAGCCGCTGTGCCATGCGGGCTCGCAAATCCGCTGCCCGAGCCTCATGGCTGTCTGTCCTGGAAACAGGAGGCACCTCTGTCTTCTCTGTGGGGGCCTCAGCTGGAGCCTGGCCTGGCACCTGAGGTGGCCGAAACTTGttcttatgtcttcttttgttcttttgccGGTTCCGCCACTGCTTGCGGCTTAATGTACGAGGGGGTTTAGGGGAAATGGACCCAGGGCTTTGCTTCGGTGGATCATTTGTAGTAGTACCCTTCCAGGCTTTGGGACCTGCagggagggagatgggaaggTGCACCTGAGGCAAAATCTCTTACATTCAGGTCATGGCAAGTCATCCCAGCCATACCTCTGTCTTTGAAACAGTGACTGTGGCCTGCATAAAAGTACTTCTTATTGCCTGAGTACACCATTAACCTCAATCCTAATGGCAGTCAATAACCTCTGCTGTATGTAGAATCAGTTGACCTACTCCCTACCCCCGCCCCcgacacacagacatatacacatcCAATGGTACCTGTTTGGTCAACACCATCCCGGTGCTGGGCTGAATTTATAGGGGCATGTTTCTGgcacttcctctttcttttctctttttcagcaGAGTCACTGCCAACAAGAGCCTGTTTGTggcatttcttcttcctttccacttCTTCCTCAGAGTCACTGCAAGGTGGGCcctgtttttcacatttcttcttcccttttttccctaCTTCAACAGAGGCACTGGCAAACGATGCCTTTTGGGggcatttcttcttcctttcctcctcgtcctcctcagAGTCACTGCTAGGTAGGCTGGGGGGATGCTGGGAAAGAGATGCTGCCTCTAGGGCCCGTAATGTGGCCAAGAGCTGGTGGCACTTGGAGCCCTGGGGGAAAACAAGGGGTGACAG
The genomic region above belongs to Papio anubis isolate 15944 chromosome 12, Panubis1.0, whole genome shotgun sequence and contains:
- the RRP8 gene encoding ribosomal RNA-processing protein 8 isoform X1, translated to MFEEPEWASAAPVAAGLGPVISRPPPAAALQNKGSKCHQLLATLRALEAASLSQHPPSLPSSDSEEDEEERKKKCPQKASFASASVEVGKKGKKKCEKQGPPCSDSEEEVERKKKCHKQALVGSDSAEKEKRKRKCQKHAPINSAQHRDGVDQTGPKAWKGTTTNDPPKQSPGSISPKPPRTLSRKQWRNRQKNKRRHKNKFRPPQVPGQAPAEAPTEKTEVPPVSRTDSHEARAADLRARMAQRLDGARFRYLNEQLYSGPSSAAQHLFQEDPEAFLVYHRGFQSQVKKWPLQPVDSIARDLRQRPASLVVADFGCGDCRLASSIRNPVHCFDLASLDPRVTVCDMAQVPLEDESVDVAVFCLSLMGTNIRDFLEEANRVLKPGGLLKVAEVSSRFEDVRTFLRAVTKLGFKIVSKDLTNSHFFLFDFQKTGPPQAQPCTLVDCRKEKGPEESGSFCLSAKPFVKGHQLHHTHWLKEARKLQNKSLKFAEVGS
- the RRP8 gene encoding ribosomal RNA-processing protein 8 isoform X2; the encoded protein is MFEEPEWASAAPVAAGLGPVISRPPPAAALQNKGSKCHQLLATLRALEAASLSQHPPSLPSSDSEEDEEERKKKCPQKASFASASVEVGKKGKKKCEKQGPPCSDSEEEVERKKKCHKQALVGSDSAEKEKRKRKCQKHAPINSAQHRDGVDQTGPKAWKGTTTNDPPKQSPGSISPKPPRTLSRKQWRNRQKNKRRHKNKFRPPQVPGQAPAEAPTEKTEVPPVSRTDSHEARAADLRARMAQRLDGARFRYLNEQLYSGPSSAAQHLFQEDPEAFLVYHRGFQSQVKKWPLQPVDSIARDLRQRPASLVVADFGCGDCRLASSIRNPVHCFDLASLDPRVTVCDMAQVPLEDESVDVAVFCLSLMGTNIRDFLEEANRVLKPGGLLKVAEVSSRFEDVRTFLRAVTKLGFKIVSKDLTNSHFFLFDFQKTGPPQVGPKAQLSGLKLHPCLYKRR